Proteins from a genomic interval of Poecile atricapillus isolate bPoeAtr1 chromosome 1, bPoeAtr1.hap1, whole genome shotgun sequence:
- the LOC131574693 gene encoding arylsulfatase D-like isoform X2, whose product MGMILSGMDAINDYRVIFWNAGSGGLPPNETTFAKILQHQGYSTGLIGKWHQGVNCESRNDHCHHPLKHGFDYFYGMPFTLISDCQPTETPEMDRAFRRKLWLSTQMIGLITLTAVLGRLTGLISVHWKTLTCLAGFSFLFFISWFSSYGFVRYWNCIMMRNHGITEQPMVTDRTTSLILRESISFIERNKNRPFLLFLSFLHSHTPLLTTEKFLGRSRHGLYGDNVEEMDWMVGQVLDAIDKEGLRHTTLVYFASDHGGWLERQEGKRQLGGWNGIYKGGKAMGGWEGGIRVPGIFRWPGVLPAGRVIDEPTSLMDIYPTIVHLAGGTVPQDRVIDGRDLLPLLRGTVAHSEHEFLFHYCGTHLHAARWHQKDTGAVWKAHYVTPIFSPPGAGACYDRGFCPCFGEGVAHHEPPLLFELSQDPSEAKPLSADTEPLFETVLRKIGRAIEEHRRTLTPVPEQLSVSNVVWKPWLQPCCGTFPLCWCDKEDDSTQIF is encoded by the exons GGAAGTGGCATCAAGGTGTTAACTGTGAATCCCGCAATGACCATTGCCATCATCCTTTAAAACATGGATTTGACTATTTCTATGGGATGCCTTTTACACTAATAAGTGACTGTCAGCCAACAGAAACACCAGAGATGGACAGAGCCTTTAGAAGGAAACTCTGGCTTTCCACACAAATGATTGGCCTCATTACACTCACTGCTGTCCTTGGAAGACTGACCGGCTTGATTTCAGTCCACTGGAAAACACTGACCTGCCTTGCTGGGTTTAGTTTCCTGTTCTTCATATCCTGGTTCTCAAGTTATGGATTTGTACGGTACTGGAACTGCATTATGATGAGAAACCATGGGATTACTGAGCAGCCAATGGTGACAGACAGAACTACGTCCCTTATCTTGAGAGAGTCCATTTCATTTATTGAGAG AAATAAGAACAGACCattcctcctctttctttccttcttgcaTTCCCACACTCCTCTCCTCACCACGGAGAAGTTTCTTGGGAGGAGCAGACATGGTTTATATGGAGACAATGTGGAGGAGATGGACTGGATGGTGG GCCAGGTTCTAGATGCCATTGACAAGGAAGGCTTGAGACATACTACACTGGTTTACTTTGCCTCTGATCATGGTGGATGGCTGGAACGACAAGAAGGCAAAAGGCAGCTGGGTGGCTGGAATGGAATATACAAAG GTGGAAAAGCTATGGGAGGATGGGAAGGAGGAATCCGTGTCCCAGGGATATTTAGATGGCCAGGAGTGTTACCTGCAGGCAGAGTTATTGATGAACCTACAAGTCTTATGGACATTTATCCTACAATAGTTCATTTGGCTGGAGGGACAGTGCCTCAGGACAG GGTGATTGACGGCCGGGATCTGCTGCCCCTACTGCGAGGCACAGTGGCACACTCGGAGCACGAGTTCCTGTTCCACTACTGCGGCACTCACTTACACGCTGCGCGCTGGCACCAGAAGGACA ctggagctgtttggAAGGCTCATTATGTGACTCCCATCTTCAGtcctcctggagctggggcttGTTATGACAGAGGATTTTGCCCATGCTTTGGGGAAGGAGTGGCCCATCATGAGCCTCCATTGCTGTTTGAGCTCTCACAAGACCCTTCAGAAGCCAAACCTCTCTCAGCTGACACAGAGCCCCTCTTTGAGACTGTCCTAAGGAAGATTGGCAGAGCCATAGAGGAGCACCGCAGGACTCTGACTCCAGTGCCAGAGCAGCTCTCTGTGTCCAACGTGGTGTGGAAGCCGTGGCTGCAGCCGTGCTGTGGGACATTCCCGCTCTGTTGGTGTGATAAGGAAGATGACAGCACACAGATCTTCTGA